gggggtgctcggcggcggtggagcgggccggggagggtgcggggggtcggcggcggcggtggagcgggggagggtgcggtgggtcggcggcggcggtggagctagcgggggagggtgcgggggggggatcgagatcgaattcaaaaagtgcccatgaaatttaaaaatattcatgatatcaaaaagtgcccatgaaatacaatcgagaaatgaagactacgatttaaatacaatcgatcttagctagctatctgttcacaatcttcttgcccttatttttcgtaaatggagttcttctcttgaacggacgtcctttaggtagggtggtcctgcttcttcttgtggtgtatgttggtacttcatcgtcgtcgtcatgttccatcttcgggtcaccgtacttgtcgaagtcttgctcattggcgactccatccattccgatgatcttccttttgcctctcctcatgaCAAAACGAcagggctttgacgggtcggtaatgaagaagcattggtccacttgggaagccagtacccatggctcatttttcgcggtcacgtttgcgcccgcggtcttggatttggcttcgggtataaccatggtggtgaaatactggtcttcttttatgacgctcttggcccatctgacacggaacatcgggaccttctctccagcgtagctcagcttccagatctcctcgatccttccgtagtatctgtccttgtcgttaccggtgtaggattccatcgttaccccggagttctgatacccatcgctcttcatgtcctttccctcggtgtagaatgtgtagccgttgatatcgtacgcctcatacgtcatcaggttgtgctcggcgccctgtgacaaggcgaatatgagttgttcttccgcggaagaatcctcatgtaaagggtacgacagaaccttctgcttgaaccaacgcgtgaaacatgagttgtgctctttgattatatctccgtccgtcctctgttggcctcggtcattgtacgtcttctcaataaaggttttgtgctctaccacccaaggatcgaccacgtctatgtgttgtagcgcgactaggtttgctctttcaaagtcggcgagtcgaccctcgaagtctacatgcatttcgcggtgaccctcacggtgaccccatccagcgagcctgccgaggtgcctgttgacgggcagaccaactgggttctcgatgcctagataattcgtgcagtaggagatgcactcttctgtcagaaagcccctggctatgcttccctctggatgTGACATGTTGAGAttgtatcctttgatgacaccattcatcatttcgaacggcatcatgctatgcaggaacgtcggcccgagttgcaTGATATCCTCCacaatatggaccagcagatgcaccataacgtcgaagaatgcgggcgggaagtacatctcaagctcgcatagtatcaccacgatctcttcctgtagccttctgagttgcctcacgccaaccgacttccgagagatgacgtcgaaaaatttgcataggccaaatagcgtttcacggacatgcgcgtccatgatcccacggattgcaactggaagtatctgcgtcatcagcacatgacagtcgtgagacttcatcccgctaaacttctgcttcgctgagtctaggtatctgcttatcttccccgcgtaaccgtaaggaagttttactacTACGAGGCAGATGAAAaattgatcgatctcctcctgacttagagtgaagcacgcgggagggaagtcatttccggtcttcttggcctttttgcctttgcgacgactttccatgtcctgcttcgcctcatcgtcagcatcattagcgtgaagctcctccctgatgcccattgatttcaagtctgcccttgcttttggcccatctttggtcctctctggcatgttgagcagggtaccaagcagactctcgcacacgttcttcgtgatatgcatgacatcaaggctgtgaggcacacggtggatcttccagtacggcaagtcccagaaaacagacctcgttttccataccttcagcagcggctctggcgcctttcgcttctttcccggctctggcgccttatGCTTCTTTCCCgacagtgggcaatctttccaatttttcaacagctcgtctatttcctcgccgctcctcgtacgcgggcgtcttcggggttcggtttcaccatcgaacagatccttgcgttttctccatgggtcatcgtcgcgaagccaccttcgatgtcccatgaacacggttttcgaagacccgggatctctatctagccggcgatacgttgtgtcatccatgcaccggACGCATcaagaaaatccgtggaccacctgccccgcgagatatccgtaaccgagatagtcgtgcaccgtcgtgagcagtgcggctctcatagggaaatattctttctcagCGGGGTCCCACATATttgctggcgttttccacagcgtgtctagctcctctttcagcagccccagatacagattgatgtcgttccctggttgttttggcccttcaattagcatactcatgtgaatgtacttcctcttcatgcacaaccaggggggaaggttgtacatccacacaaacacaggccacgtgctatgtgtgcttctctggctgccaaactgattgactccatcggtgctcgcgcccagcatgatgttccttTGATCCTTCCCAAATTCCGGGTGTTAGAAGTttaacgcttgccactggctcccatccttagggtgaatcagcatcttgtcttttttatttatctccggatcatttgcgtcatcttctcgcttcttctcctccctatccgcgtgccaacgcaggagctttgctagcttagggtccgcgaaataccgctgcagacgaggagtgatcggaaagtaccacaccacttttcgaggagctttcttcctcttcttgtatcgagtgacgccacacaccggacatatggtagactccgcgtgctcgtcccgataaatgatgcaattgttcatgcacacatggtatttcacgtgcggtaaatccagaggacacacgatcttcttcgcctcctcgaaactggtcgggcacttgttccctttgggaagacgttcgtgccagaatgacatgttctcgtcgaagcatgtgtcggtcattttgtgttttatcTTCAtatccagagccatgagcgttactttcaggcgggtatcctcgggcctgcatccttcatacaatggagtaaccgcgtctatctccagttgatccagcttggcttctctcgggcggcagctcttgcgttatccgtctgcttgagaagcagctcttgaatatgagggtcctgcacccagcccatcgatggtccatcgtcgtctgctccgccggcatcttcatcttcatgatcatgccctttgTCTGCTCCgacatcttcctcatcatcatgccggcatcttctacatgatgactgtgtacagtatcaccgtcgtgatcatgtcctagAGATTCTTcatcttctcgcccgcccgagccgcgatggttgtcttgctgcccttcctcatttcttgcccggcccccatggacgacttcatagtcatcttcatcaccttgccaccgatagccatccatgaaaccacgcaagagcaggtggtcccgcacctgcccggaatccgggtccgcaataaggctcttcagcttgcatcttcgacacggacatcttatctccatctcgttcttttgaagcatctcggccttcgcggagctcaaaaacctattcacgatgccttcggtcatcgtgcggaccatggtcgcctgcagGGTAGAGCACAACGATATTTTAGAAcaaagaaaaaatttggcatgactttgcctaaaaataggacaaaaaagaatgcatagtgccaaaattctcgccgaaacggaaatgaatcaacatttcggccaaatattggcaactatcgcatttcaaataccggtacctgcaaacacaaacatatatgcaacaccacaaacatacatagatctacctaggccataaaaagtgcatgtgcacgttgttgtagggagaaaaaagtagatctacaacataaagaaagctttccccttacttacctatcaaaaaaggtaatttaaccactgaatttggatgaatctatggtgcaaatgaggtgaggaggaggaggcagcggagacaagcttggaggaggaggtggagagaatgaagtggggaaagtgagtgtgtaggtggctgtccaaaatatctagcatgtcccaggttactaatggcgcaccaattgcaaatgcgccattagtaaccctagttactagtggcgcaccagaaGATGGTGctccattagtatttttgaaaaaaaatagtagtggcgcacgggtgactggtgcgccattactagttaacaCTAGTAGTGGCGCATGGGTTgtctagtgcgccattagtatttaaaaaaaattattactagtggcgcactgggttagtggtgcgccactagtagttGACACTAGTAGTGGCGCATGgggtgtctggtgcgccattagtatttttttctaaaaaaaatttactactagtggcgcaccgttggtctggtgcgccactagtatctttcatactaatggcgcaccaacacatggtgcgccattagtagccatatcatctatagcccttttcctagtagtgtgtgCTTCGTAAAAAAATAACCTGGGTCGTCGCCGAAGCTGGCCTAGGTCCGGCCGCCGTTGCTCTCGATCCAGGGTCGTTGCCACACGAGAGAGATGAGAGGAGCTTCAAGACCAGGACGACGCCGACGAACGACGGACACCATTGGAGAAGTAGCTTGGGGCTTCGCATCGAGTCGCTGGGTCGCAGGCGGTACATCCTCGTCGCAGGTGTGCGGCGTTGGTGGGTGGGCGGCGCGTTGCTGGAGGACAACCATGTCCCGCTCGAGAGAAGATGGAGGAGGGCAGGCGATGTTGACAATCCTGGCAACGGCCATATTGGGATGGGGATAGGGCTTGGTCAGCGAGAGAAAGTTGGATCGGGAGGGATCCTATTTTTCTTGCATGGCTTTTTTCATGAGGGGCTATCGACGTGGGGGTGAGGGGGGAAGGAACAGATCGCGGGGATGGGTCACCGAAGGGAGGGCAGGACACGGTCATTGGCAGGAAAAGAAACCTTACGTGTTTTTTAGATAATAGGACATTGCCCCTGCATTGCAACGGGAGCATAGATATTCATACCCTCACCTGGGAGTATACATTTAGGCCTCGTACACATCAGAAGAATAACTTTAGAGTCCCTACACCAGAAAGAACTTAAAAACAAAATGAACAAAAGCACTCTAACAATTGTGAAACAATTTTCAAAAACAAAATCCACCACACCCCATTCTAGCAATCCGGTTGTTCAGAAATACAATGCTAGCAACAACCTGGTTGTCCAGAAAGGGATTTTCCAAATTCGATTAGAATTTCATTTCGGGGGAAAATACAGGGATTTGCCGTTAAGGCAGGTCGAAGCAGAATAGAGCTAGTGGAAACTGAAAGTCTGAAATCTGAAATTATCTACCCACTGCACCTGACAGCTGGCTCTAGCATTATTCAAAGCAGAATAATGCAATGTGAGATCGTGTTGGAGAGGAACACGAGATCACGTATCACCCGAAAAAAAAACACGAGATCATGGAGGACAAGCTCACCCAGCAGGGGGAGATGTGGGCGCGCTTGGTAGCACGACGACAGGGAGCTTGAGTAAGATCACGACTGGATCCGCCGCCACCCACCGTTGGAGCAAACCAGCTGTGGTCGCCGTCGTTCCGCCGCCTCCGTTTCTCAGTGTCCTCGTGCAGCGGCCTCCCCCAGTGGCCTAGATCCCGCATCAACAGCTTGGACCTTTGCTTCCGTCTCCTGCACTGCCTCATCGTTGGCCACTTCTCCTCTTCGCCTCACAGCAGCAGCACAAGGGCGTCCAGCAGTTCGAGAAGATGGATCTGCGTAGGCTTGCATGGACTGATAAAGTCCAGTTAGCTTAAGATATCCCTAGTGATGCTGCTGCTGCGTACCTTGCAAGATTGATATGCGTACGTTTCCACGCACGGATCGCGCAAACTAGAAGATGGGGCGAGGAAGGGTGGAGGCGTACTATTGTGGACAACGTTGGCGGGCGACGGCATGATCCGGCAGAAAACGACGGTGCTTAGGGAGGCCTCCTAGAAGATGGGGTGAGGCGGACGTGACCTGTTGGATGGCGGCGGCGACCGCGACGCGATCCGGGTGCCGGTGGTGACGTGCACAAGCACGATGCGGCGGTTACAATCCAGTGCAGGGACATAGATGGGCTTTCAATGCCGGATGGGCGATGCAAGATTATTCGTTGATTGATTGGCTATTATGGCCGGTTCACAAAAAAAGAATTATGGGTCATCAATGTCAGGCTCAAATCCAGACTCGGCACTGAATGTTTGGGCTCCAAAGATGTTAGTTATCCAAGTTTTGGGAAACAAATATGGGTGACACAAACAAATCTTTGCTTTATTATATATACGGCTATATACAATACCGAACCAGTTTTGCGTCGGAGAAACTATACATTTCGTGGAAAGAAAGTTCTAGGCACGAATTGTAGCCCAAGCCACATATGCGCACGATTCGTCAATCAGTCCCCATTTTAGCACAGCCTGTGTCTCTGGAAATACGTCCGTGATTGACATATAATAGCCATATATAACACACATGTGCATCTCCTGATTCACCGCATATTTATAacgtactagtatagtacgtataTAGTAAATCATAAGCCGCTGCCATCTCCTTCCTCCTCAACGCGCCCCTGCAGCACCATGTCCATGTCCGCTCTCCTGTCGACCCTGCGCGGCGCCGGCCGGCATCAGCTCTCCGCTACAACGGTCACCGCGTGGCAGGCCACCGGCTCCCACCTGTTCCGGATCGACGGGTACACGCAAGCCAGCAAGATAGTGTGTAACAGTGGGCCGGTGAGATCAGATACGCTTAGCGTTGGCGGCCACGACTGGCgtcttttatgctatccaaacgGCTCCTATTTTGGGTGCTCCGGCATCTCCCACTTGATCGAACATCAAAGCGACGAAAGCACCTGGGACAAGGGCAAGGTCCTCGTGAAGGCCCAAGCGAGTATACTCGACTCGGCCGGGATGCCATCCTACACTCAAACCATGACAGACTTCGCCACCTTCCATTGTGATTTCGGCTGGAACAACTTCATCAGCCACAAGGAGCTCGACAAGCAGAAGCATCTCAAGGACGACGACTGCCTGTCCATCCTGTGTGAACTCACCGTCGTCACCGGCAAGTGCGCCAAGATTGCCGGGGGCCCGCGGGTGCCATTCGACTTGCACGGGGAACTCGTGGAAGCCATCTGGAACAAGGAGGAACCGGATGTGAGGATCCAGGTTAGTGGAGAGACGTTGGCCGCGCACCGGTGGATTCTAGTGGCACTATCCCCTGTGTTCGCGCAGGAACTAGAGCTCTCCTCCGAACTACTTGTCGACGACATGGACGCAGAGGTGTTCAAGGCTATGCTCCAGTTCATCTACACCGACTCGCCACCCTTGCTCGAGGCGGCAACGGCGGCGGAGAGGCTGCTCGTCGCGGCGGACAGGTACGAGCTTGAGAAGCTGAAACGAGCCTGCGAGGAGGCGCTGTGCCGGCACATCGACGTGGGCTCAGTGGCCGCCACTCTGGCGTTGGCGGAGCAACATGATTGCCGGGTGCTGCGGGAAGCGTGCATGCGGTTCCTCTCTTCTCCCGGGAATCTCGAAGCGGTCCTGGCACCGGATGGGTTTGAGCTGCTCAAGACAGGTTGCCCCTCTGCTCTGTTGGAGCTCGTGCTCAAGAACATGATCCGACACGAGCAATTGACCCAAGAATCCTGCACAAGATAGACGAAATAAAAAAACATACTAAGATGCAA
This sequence is a window from Aegilops tauschii subsp. strangulata cultivar AL8/78 chromosome 7, Aet v6.0, whole genome shotgun sequence. Protein-coding genes within it:
- the LOC109743046 gene encoding BTB/POZ and MATH domain-containing protein 1-like; the encoded protein is MSMSALLSTLRGAGRHQLSATTVTAWQATGSHLFRIDGYTQASKIVCNSGPVRSDTLSVGGHDWRLLCYPNGSYFGCSGISHLIEHQSDESTWDKGKVLVKAQASILDSAGMPSYTQTMTDFATFHCDFGWNNFISHKELDKQKHLKDDDCLSILCELTVVTGKCAKIAGGPRVPFDLHGELVEAIWNKEEPDVRIQVSGETLAAHRWILVALSPVFAQELELSSELLVDDMDAEVFKAMLQFIYTDSPPLLEAATAAERLLVAADRYELEKLKRACEEALCRHIDVGSVAATLALAEQHDCRVLREACMRFLSSPGNLEAVLAPDGFELLKTGCPSALLELVLKNMIRHEQLTQESCTR